A region of Polyangiaceae bacterium DNA encodes the following proteins:
- a CDS encoding glutathionylspermidine synthase family protein has protein sequence MSDPSYDDFAARVVESGIVTDPWIRGKPRLAEKPLILTAREQTALYRATEQVAGVYNDVCRMCADDPELLDSFFRLTPFQKAMWESSRPMWHGIARADVFETDEGLAFAELNSDTPTGEAEAVVLNQAAHPDHPDTLDPNAALGATYCEMVEGLARFTLGEGHPRVAGIVYPTELTEDLGVIRLFKRWFEERGWDVVLGSPYNLTLDAEGRACLFDVPFSVMLRHYKTDWWGERVSAWDDESLPDTEPLREPLGVALAAALGGKLCIVNPFGAVLPQNKRTMALMWEHIHRFGPAAQEVIRRFIPATFRLETLEPKVVAAEKDDWVLKSDYGAEGEEVIIGKQATPEIWQKSLEHARSGHWVAQRYFEARANADGEVVNYGVYLVAGNAAGLYSRKHKGATTDEALSVATLVQP, from the coding sequence ATGAGCGATCCGAGCTACGACGACTTCGCCGCGAGAGTGGTCGAGTCGGGCATCGTCACCGACCCCTGGATCCGCGGCAAGCCGCGGCTCGCCGAGAAGCCGCTGATCCTCACGGCGCGCGAGCAGACCGCCTTGTACCGCGCCACGGAGCAGGTCGCCGGCGTCTACAACGACGTCTGCCGTATGTGCGCGGACGACCCCGAGCTGCTCGACTCGTTCTTTCGGCTCACCCCGTTCCAGAAGGCCATGTGGGAGTCGTCGCGCCCGATGTGGCACGGCATCGCTCGCGCGGACGTGTTCGAGACCGACGAGGGCCTGGCGTTCGCCGAGCTGAACAGCGACACGCCGACAGGCGAAGCCGAAGCCGTCGTGCTGAACCAGGCTGCACACCCGGACCACCCGGACACGCTGGACCCGAACGCGGCGCTGGGCGCAACCTACTGCGAGATGGTCGAGGGACTCGCCCGCTTCACCCTGGGCGAAGGCCATCCCCGCGTCGCCGGCATCGTCTACCCGACGGAGCTGACGGAGGACCTGGGCGTGATTCGCCTGTTCAAGCGCTGGTTCGAGGAGCGCGGCTGGGACGTGGTGCTCGGCTCTCCCTACAACCTGACGCTGGACGCCGAAGGCCGTGCCTGCCTGTTCGACGTGCCCTTCAGCGTGATGCTCCGCCACTACAAGACCGACTGGTGGGGCGAGCGTGTGAGCGCCTGGGACGACGAGAGCCTGCCGGACACGGAGCCACTGCGTGAGCCCCTGGGCGTCGCCCTGGCCGCGGCGCTCGGCGGCAAGCTCTGCATCGTGAACCCGTTCGGTGCCGTCCTGCCGCAGAACAAACGCACCATGGCCCTGATGTGGGAGCACATCCACCGCTTCGGCCCCGCCGCTCAAGAGGTCATCCGCCGTTTCATCCCCGCCACGTTCCGCCTGGAGACGCTGGAGCCGAAGGTCGTGGCGGCCGAGAAGGACGACTGGGTGCTGAAGAGCGACTATGGTGCCGAAGGCGAAGAGGTGATCATCGGCAAGCAGGCGACGCCGGAGATCTGGCAAAAGAGCCTGGAGCACGCCCGTTCGGGGCACTGGGTCGCGCAGCGCTACTTCGAGGCACGGGCGAACGCGGACGGCGAGGTCGTGAACTATGGCGTCTACCTGGTGGCGGGGAACGCCGCCGGGCTCTACTCGCGCAAGCACAAGGGCGCCACGACGGACGAGGCGCTGAGCGTAGCGACGCTGGTGCAGCCCTGA
- a CDS encoding adenylate/guanylate cyclase domain-containing protein, producing the protein MSEDVSGWLLQTSAGRLEPEAFVSELGTRLNLAGFSICRISAWIPTLHPELWGNQLFWDKRGPCRVVRRDHDVSSTPDYIGTPAEVIHRDRVGSLRCRLDGPRDQIPFELLRELADSGASDYFILSLDPGGDRPPWIAFTTDRSGGFEPEQVERLQALGPLLSLHFQLARASFGTRSLLEVYLGANAAGRVLAGEFRRGTGVERRAAMWFCDLRGFTELSDRLPPREVVSVLDAYFELVTSPIEHHGGEILKFIGDAVLAVFPAGNDDREPCRRALSAAEEALDAVHGWSHADSARPELAIGVGLHLGVVMYGNVGGHRRLDFTVIGGSVNELCRVEALCKPLGCPLLMTDAFAAGLASDELVSLGKHLLRGVSEPREVLTTRAHSPERA; encoded by the coding sequence ATGAGCGAGGACGTCTCCGGGTGGCTGCTACAGACCTCGGCAGGCCGGCTCGAGCCCGAGGCGTTCGTATCCGAGCTCGGCACGCGCCTGAACCTCGCGGGCTTCTCCATCTGCAGGATCAGCGCCTGGATCCCCACACTGCACCCGGAGCTCTGGGGCAACCAGCTCTTCTGGGACAAGAGGGGCCCGTGTCGGGTCGTGCGCCGCGACCACGACGTGTCCTCGACGCCCGACTACATCGGGACGCCTGCCGAGGTGATCCACCGCGATCGCGTGGGCTCGCTGCGCTGCCGCCTGGACGGTCCGCGCGATCAGATCCCGTTCGAGCTGCTGAGAGAGCTGGCCGACTCGGGCGCCAGCGACTACTTCATCCTGTCGCTCGACCCCGGCGGGGATCGCCCCCCGTGGATCGCCTTCACCACCGACCGGAGCGGGGGCTTCGAGCCGGAGCAGGTGGAGCGCTTGCAGGCGCTCGGCCCCTTGCTCTCGCTGCACTTCCAGCTCGCTCGGGCGAGCTTCGGGACCCGCTCGCTGCTGGAGGTCTACCTGGGCGCGAACGCTGCGGGGCGGGTCCTGGCGGGCGAATTCCGGCGAGGCACGGGGGTCGAGCGCCGCGCGGCGATGTGGTTCTGCGACCTGCGTGGCTTCACGGAGCTGAGCGACCGCCTGCCCCCGAGGGAGGTCGTGAGCGTGCTCGACGCGTACTTCGAGCTCGTCACGTCGCCCATCGAGCACCACGGCGGTGAGATCCTGAAGTTCATCGGGGACGCCGTGCTGGCCGTCTTCCCGGCGGGGAACGACGACCGCGAGCCCTGTCGCCGCGCCCTCAGCGCCGCGGAGGAGGCGCTCGACGCGGTGCACGGCTGGTCGCACGCGGACAGCGCCCGACCAGAGCTCGCGATCGGCGTTGGCTTGCACCTCGGAGTGGTCATGTACGGGAACGTCGGCGGGCACCGGCGCCTGGACTTCACCGTGATTGGCGGGTCCGTCAACGAGCTCTGTCGCGTCGAAGCGCTGTGCAAGCCCCTGGGCTGTCCGCTGCTGATGACGGACGCTTTCGCAGCCGGGCTCGCCAGCGACGAGCTGGTCTCGCTCGGCAAGCACCTGCTGCGCGGCGTGAGCGAGCCGCGCGAGGTGCTCACGACTCGCGCCCACAGCCCGGAGCGCGCATGA
- a CDS encoding pyridoxamine 5'-phosphate oxidase family protein, producing the protein MSSYHSGSRGLQDRFDTRRIADRLEQITYKSALGDGDAALVSAADMFFLATADASGFPDCSYKGGAPGFVRVLSPTELAWPDYDGNGQFRSLGNVEVRSDVALLFIDWARPARLRIHGTAHLSFDDPLLEGMPGAQLVVRVDVVRVFPNCPRYVHQMQKVAASPHVPRAGEPAPRPGWKDDPRFADALPAKDREPSDR; encoded by the coding sequence ATGTCCAGCTACCACTCGGGGAGTCGCGGGCTCCAGGATCGTTTCGACACGCGGCGCATCGCCGATCGTCTGGAGCAGATCACCTACAAGAGCGCGCTCGGCGACGGTGACGCGGCGCTGGTGAGCGCCGCCGACATGTTCTTCCTGGCTACCGCGGACGCCAGCGGCTTCCCGGACTGCTCCTACAAGGGCGGCGCCCCTGGGTTCGTACGGGTGCTCTCGCCGACGGAGCTCGCGTGGCCCGACTACGACGGCAACGGCCAGTTCCGATCGCTGGGCAACGTCGAGGTCAGGAGCGATGTGGCGCTCCTGTTCATCGACTGGGCGCGCCCGGCGCGCCTGCGCATCCACGGCACGGCGCACCTCTCGTTCGACGATCCGCTGCTCGAGGGCATGCCGGGCGCCCAGCTCGTGGTGCGCGTGGACGTCGTGCGCGTGTTCCCGAACTGCCCGCGCTACGTGCACCAGATGCAGAAGGTGGCGGCCTCGCCCCATGTCCCACGGGCCGGTGAGCCCGCGCCTCGCCCCGGATGGAAGGACGACCCGCGCTTCGCCGACGCGCTGCCGGCGAAGGACCGCGAGCCGAGCGATCGATGA
- a CDS encoding neutral zinc metallopeptidase: MRTEGRRRSSNFEDRGAGAGGGGGGVPIQALASVVRLFGWKGALIVAVVLGVGYFVLPSALKQQLLGALAGGGQQSGKGRGAGSVCEASPTNAKACDFSRVVLASTEDVWTPVFKSGALPSYGAAPGPYQAPVLVVFANSVTTGGCGGATSDVGPFYCPADRKLYIDPSFYDVMEKRLRAPGDFAQAYVIAHEVGHHVQNLIGSSKTQVGGETKNQQSVRVELQADCLSGVWGHTARASLEITDEDLSEAMTAAHAIGDDTLGHANERNYTHGSAAQRKRWFRRGFDSGDARQCDTFAVKNYAEL; this comes from the coding sequence ATGCGCACCGAGGGTCGACGCCGTTCCAGTAACTTCGAAGATCGCGGCGCTGGAGCTGGCGGCGGCGGTGGTGGCGTTCCGATTCAGGCCCTGGCTTCCGTCGTCAGGCTGTTCGGCTGGAAAGGCGCGCTCATCGTCGCCGTGGTGCTGGGCGTCGGCTACTTCGTGCTGCCGTCGGCGTTGAAGCAGCAGCTGCTCGGAGCGCTGGCCGGAGGCGGGCAGCAGTCGGGCAAGGGCCGGGGCGCTGGCAGCGTATGTGAGGCCTCGCCGACGAACGCCAAGGCCTGCGACTTCTCGCGCGTGGTGCTGGCTTCCACGGAGGACGTGTGGACGCCGGTGTTCAAGAGCGGCGCGCTGCCCAGCTACGGCGCCGCGCCCGGTCCCTACCAGGCGCCGGTGCTGGTGGTGTTCGCCAATTCCGTCACCACGGGCGGCTGCGGCGGCGCGACCTCCGACGTCGGCCCCTTCTACTGCCCTGCGGACAGGAAGCTGTACATCGACCCCAGCTTCTACGACGTGATGGAGAAGCGCTTGCGCGCGCCCGGCGACTTCGCGCAAGCCTACGTGATCGCGCACGAGGTCGGTCACCACGTCCAGAACTTGATCGGCTCCAGCAAGACGCAGGTCGGCGGTGAAACCAAGAACCAGCAGTCGGTACGCGTCGAGCTCCAGGCAGATTGCCTGTCGGGCGTGTGGGGACACACCGCGCGCGCGTCGCTCGAGATCACCGACGAGGACCTGTCCGAGGCCATGACCGCTGCGCACGCCATTGGCGACGACACGCTCGGCCACGCCAACGAGCGCAACTACACCCATGGCTCCGCCGCCCAGCGAAAGCGCTGGTTCCGGCGCGGCTTCGACAGCGGCGACGCCCGGCAGTGCGACACCTTCGCGGTCAAGAACTACGCGGAGCTGTGA